GATTTTGTGATCAAGGATATGTGATGGCACAGACATTAATGTAATGTTGTTGTGTTCCCTTGGGGATGATGACTCCACTAGCCTTCTGGACAGAAGAGAAGTTCTGAAATGAGTGCAGTTCTGTGTACACCTTTGTACAAAGACAATATAGTCTACACTTTAAAGTTTGTTTGTCTGTTTTTGTTCTCCTCTCATAGCCAAATACTGAGAAAAGGAATTGACTCCTGTATTACCTCATAACTTATTAAGTCACTACTCGTCTCAGTCAATCAAAGCCATGAAAGGATGGAAACTGAAACTGATATGCCTTGATGATAAAACACAGTGGAAGCCTCTCACATGAAAGATTTCAGCAGTGTGGCGCCAATGTTTCCCTACTGCATCTTAAACAAGGTGCTGCCCTCTTCTGGTCAGGAGAGGCAGAGTGGTTTGCCTGGTCACCCAGCAGGGTGGTGTCACACCCCCTGACTGTTGCTACACCCCACAGGCTTCAAAGGTTTCCCTCCTGTCCATGGAGCTCAGCTCACAATGGAGGGAAAtgtatttgtgtgtatttttCTCCGCGCCACAACACCCATCCTATGTGCACGTTCTCAGGAGAGATTTTTATCTCATTGAGAAAAAGTACAAGGTCTCCCATTCTGCTGCATTGTTTTATTCTCAATTCACCAAGGCATAATTACAGGCATTTAAAGACTGTACAAATGGTTAAGAAGAAGAGgtgtaaaaatatataaaatatacaaATGCATTCAATGCAATAACAGCTTCAGTTGTTTTATGGGCTGAATAAGTTAGAGAATAAATATTGATGGTGGTCATTCAAGTTGTCCGTCTTGCTCTGATCctggttctggttctggttctggctctggctctggttcAGGCTCTGGTTCTTGGTCTGGTTCTTCTGACTCATGGTCATTGTGGTTTAGCTGGGCATATTCAACTGAGCCTTGCAGAAAtagacaaaataaaaataaaaatacaagaaGAAACCAGTGTCTGTTTCTACAGTTTCTGTGTATTCTAGCGGTTTCCTCCTTCTGTGTTGTCTTATTTTCACCATAAGGGGTCCCTCTAAGACAAAACAAAGTCATAAGgtctatgtactgtatgtaaaacAATATGTGCGTGAGTGTATTTGTTAGCAAATTGCTCTACTTACGCCGTCAGCTTGTTCGGACTCTGACTCACCAGCAAAAACAAGAGCAGGAGACAAGCTCAGGAAATGAAGGCATTCAGTGATTAGAGAAGATCTACGTCTTCACCACCACTCCCCAAAACAACACCATTCACCCAGAGCCTCCACCTCTCCTCAAGACTGACCGCCTTGGGCTTATCCAATTACAAccacttatgtgtgtgtgttaccagtcaGTTTCCCTGCCAACAAGCCCATTGTTTGACAATATAGAAGCAGGCCAAAGCCCATGATTGTTTCCTCTTCCCCTGTGCTGCAACATTGTTTGACACACATACCATGTACATTTCCAAGGATTAGGTCAATTACTCAACAATGGACAAAATGGATGGCGGGTGGGGGTTCTTATTTCAGGAGTTAACAATGGAGCAGTCCTCTGACTCCGCTTGACAGATGGACCCTGTGTTTGGGTTGGATTGTAATAACAGGAAGTTCCCTTTGACGAGAGCAGGAAGTGGACAGCTGGCTAAACTGCCGGCTTAACGGCACCCTCTCTCACTAACAATGCAGATGTTTAGAGTTAGGCCTGGCCTGGTTTCCTGAATGGCACATTTCTCAAACCCCAGAGAAGAAGCCCATCTCATTTGCTGTTTCTTAGTGTAAAGAGGGCTTTAGTGAACATTGAACAGGATATTAGTCTTACCTTGCATCGAGTTCCGCACTTCGCTGTACACCATGTCTGTGCCTTTCTTCACGGGAGCTAGGAATGCATAAACAAATGCTTCAAAGGGACATAATCTAAAAATACAAGTGGACAGCTCATGATTATTTGACTTTAAGCAATAGATCAATAATAATGTTGACATGTATTTGAAGCCTAGCACCTCCCAGCTAAGAGGATGGGTCAGTCTCTTACCTCTGGTGGGGTCTACCTCCTGGGGATGGACCTCAGTGTATTGTGGCTCAGGTACCTCAGAAGTTCCCTTGCTGGTCTGGTCGTCAGACTCTACAATAGCCACACTTAATGTTAGACATGAATAGTCACAGAGTTAATGCTCCTACTGTTGAAATGTAGGAGTTGACCTCATGAACTCTGGTACACTCACCTGAGCCTGAGACATGATCACTCCAGACGCTCCTTCCCATGACCCCAGGAGTGACTGCAAAACACAGAGACCAGGGGTCAGTCATACAGGACACCGGTCACATCCAATTGTAAGAAACAttaattgctttgccatattAGGTATGCATCCCCTCACCTGCTATTTACCCTGAGCCAAGCTAGGAGGAAGGAacacacagagaggaagagagaggatatCCTGAGAGGATGAAGGATTGGAGCAAGGTTAAGGCTGAGATGGTAGGGGCCTGCAAGACTCTATAGACTTTCTATCGTGGGCCAATGGTTTAGTAGTGTGAAGTCCTGACAGCAGCTATAGGTACTACTGTACAGTAAATCAGTAGACAGTGCTTACCATTGGCAGCCTCATTGACTTCTCCATGGGTTAGTCTCAGAGTCTCGTCTGTTTTAGTGCTTGTTGGCTTCCTGAGAGAGGGGGAACAAGAAAACACAATGAATATTTAAACAGGAAACTCCTATATGACCTTTACCGCTTTAATATTCACATCTTGCCTGACAAAGCATTGTGCATCACCTGTACATTCAATGGTTTGTGAAAAGACTATGGAAGTATGATGAAATCAAAGCCAGGCCCACTCACACTGACAGTTCCACTGTTCTCTTTTTTCTGAATGGAAGAAGGCCTTTCttaacgatgatgatgatgatgatgatgagagacACTGTGAGCAGGATGCAGAACGCTGCGATCAGCCCCTTCTTCCAGCCAGCCAACTTCACTGCAGACAGCAAAGATACAGAGGTTACCTCAGGTCAAGTTCAACCTCAGTGGATTTAGCTAAAGGACTTCTAGTCACAcacaagtgtgtttgtgtgataaTACTTTCATGTGTGAGACCCCTTCCCCTCTCACCTCCAACAGTGACCATGGCACTGCTCTTGCTGTCGTTGGATGGGTTGTTGGTGACGCAGTAGTATCTGCCTCCATGCTCTCGACTGACACCTTGAACCGAGTGGGATCCTCGCATGTCATTGGTGGTCTTGGACAGCAGGGGCAGGGCACTCGTTGTGTGATACCATGTGTAGGTGATGGGGGGCGTGCCCCGCTGGACAGTGCAGGTTAGGGTCAGGTCCTCCCCCTCAGCCACGTCCCCCATGTTGGGTTTCACGGTCAGTACTGGCCTGGAGACTGGCTCTGTGGGGAATTAATGTTGTTGAGTCATTACAGTATCTGCTCTGTCATCAGTTAGACTGACTGTACCAGCGTCTCCTTTTCATAAACCAGAgccatatgtacagtaccagtcaaaagtttggacacacctactcattccagggtttttctttattttttctattttctacattgtagaataatagtaaagacatcaaaactatgaaataacacatgtggaatcatgtagtaaccagaaaagtgttaaacaaatcaaaatacattttatatttgagagttTTTTTATATTAAGTAGACACCTttaacttgatgacagctttgcacactcttggcattctctcaaccagcttcatgaggtagtcacctggaatgcatttcaattaacaggtgagccatgttaaaagttaatttgtggaatttctttccttcttaatgcatttgagccaatcaattgtgttgtgacaaggtaggggtggtatgtagaagatagccctatttggtaaaagaccaagtccatattatggcaagaacagctcaaataagcaaagagaaacgacagtccatcattactttaagacatgaaggtcagtcaatccggaacatttcaagaactttgaaagtttgttcaagtgcagtcacaaaaaccatcaagcgctatgatgaaactggctctcatgaggaccgccacaggaaagtaagacctagagttacctctgcttcatAAGTTCattaggataagttcattagcgttaacTGCACctgagattgcagcccaaataaatgcttcacagagttcaagtaacaaacacttctcaacatcaactgttcagaggagactgtgtgaatcaggccttcatggtcaatttgctgcaaagaaaccactactaaaggacaccaataataaaaagagacttgcttgggtcaagaaacacgagcaatggacattagaccggtggaaatcgatcctttggtctgatgagtccaaatttgagatttttggttccaaccgccgtgtttttgtgagacgcagagtaggtgaatggatgatctccacatgtgtggttcccactgtgaagcatggaggaagagatgtgatggtgtgggggtgctttgctggtgacactgtcagtgatttatttggaattcaaggcacactgcagcgatacgccatcccatctggtttgtggacaatgacccaacacacctccaggctgtgtaagggctatttgaccaagaaggagagtgatggggtgctgcatcagatgacctggcctccacaatcacccgacctcaacccaattgagatggtttgggatgagttggactgcagagtgaaggaaaagcagcctacaagtgctcagcatatgtgggaactccttcaagactgttggaaaagcattcctcatgaagctggttgagagaatgccaagagtgtgcaaagctgtcatcaaggcaaagggtggtgtgatgcgtgtgatggaaggagtcaggcgcaggagtgtaatcaccaaatacagagtttattcctttgtggacacacaaatgcgctcaaatagcgatcaacgaaacaggcacaggggaaattctcatccctggcaaatacactgtaacggtagactccaataatacataggcacaggggaaaatctaccctggcaacaaaatgtacgagtagctccaccgagctacactactctcacaaataacaatcacccacaaggacaagggggcagagggaacacttatacacagactaatgtggggattagaaccagatgtgtgtgattgacaagacaagacaaaggtgatgatgattggggcagcagtggttagtaagctggtgacgacgaacgccgaaacctgcccgaacaaggaggggaggcagcctcggccgaagtcgtgacaggtggctactttgaaaaatctaaaatctaaaatatattttgatttcttttacactttttgggttactacatgattccatatgtgttatttcatagttttgatgtcttcactattattctacaatgtagaaaatagtaaaaattaagaaaaaccctacgtgtgtccaaacttttggctggtactgtacgtgtatgtatatatacatctgGTTCTGTTATAAACAGGAGGTGTGGCCAACTCGCCTATGATGGTGGCAGTGCGTCGGAGGTGCTCTCCTGAGCTCTCCCTGTGGGGCTGACGGGGGTTGTTCTCTGCCTTGCAGGAGAAGCTGTGGATGTCAGTGCTCCTGTGGATGGAGGTGATGTTGAAGAGGGCCAGATCCTTGGGACTGCGGACCACACTGAACTCAGCCTGTCTGTGGGGGCTCAGCAGGGTGTAGGTGATGGGCAGACTACCATTGTCACTCTGACACTGGAGCTGGAAGGGCTTGCCCAGGATCAACCTGCCCCCTACCACGCTCAGAAGAGGGACTGACACAGGCactgacagagggagagggggaacaaCAAAGAGAACGAAAAAGACAGGATGAGACCAGAGAAGAGAAAAACTGTTCGAAAATAAAGCACATGCAATGTTTGAGAATGTTGAATGAGAGTGGAGTGTTTTTAGAATTACCCCATCCACACAGAGAGACTCACCTTTTGCCTTGAGGACAATCTGTGTGCTGTTTTTGAAGATATTTTGGGCTTGGGCCTGGCAGGAGTAATTTCCATTAAGTGAGGGGTGTGCTGTGGCACTGTAGTTCCCTCCTGATGTCAGTAGGACCTGGTTCCTGTACAGGGAGTACTTCATGTCCCAAATGTTGATTATTTCAGGGGAATTGTGGTCAGTATAGCAGTTCAGTGTGAAGAGCTCTCCCTCAAACACCTCTCTGGGCTCCATCACCAGGACTGGCTTGGAAAACAACTCTGTGGGGATCAGACAGAAAAAGCAGAGTGTCAAACTttaaattcaaatatacattGGCATGGCAAAACATTAAATTCAGTTCAGCTCAAAAACGCTCACTATTACATGTCATGTGGCCCAACCTTTTACAACAGACACATGGACATCCAATACTTGCCTTTGACTTTGATGCTTTCATAGGCTTCTTTCTGCACGTTGCCTCTGTCCGCCTTGCACACATACTCCCCAGAGTCCTCTGCCAGCACTCTGAGCTGATGACtgagactaatggaggctgtcTTAAGCACCCTCTTGTCCTTGGTCAGGAAGACCGCCACATTGGGTGGGGGTTCACCACTTGACAGACAAACTTCGACAATGTCACCCTCAATCACATCTTTACCAGGAAGAATGTT
This sequence is a window from Coregonus clupeaformis isolate EN_2021a chromosome 7, ASM2061545v1, whole genome shotgun sequence. Protein-coding genes within it:
- the LOC121585145 gene encoding platelet endothelial cell adhesion molecule isoform X1; amino-acid sequence: MDSPPLYLPLLMLTSLLSLWQGAEAQSLFTIDSVTLKLDPSGEVDSGTFVDLNCEVSISHDQSHTLTYSFNFLRDDVLVYSKNTTEPAVLHQLTPARAANSGAYECRVIVQDKSKGSRNQRLTVSGLQTPVLQVTSQILFEGDELAATCTAPEESGSLLFHFYQDQEKIKQVWAGGNSVETRLELKHAGDKHLRCYFEITMLPNAGRSNNSNTVKVMVKELFITPIMNILPGKDVIEGDIVEVCLSSGEPPPNVAVFLTKDKRVLKTASISLSHQLRVLAEDSGEYVCKADRGNVQKEAYESIKVKELFSKPVLVMEPREVFEGELFTLNCYTDHNSPEIINIWDMKYSLYRNQVLLTSGGNYSATAHPSLNGNYSCQAQAQNIFKNSTQIVLKAKVPVSVPLLSVVGGRLILGKPFQLQCQSDNGSLPITYTLLSPHRQAEFSVVRSPKDLALFNITSIHRSTDIHSFSCKAENNPRQPHRESSGEHLRRTATIIEPVSRPVLTVKPNMGDVAEGEDLTLTCTVQRGTPPITYTWYHTTSALPLLSKTTNDMRGSHSVQGVSREHGGRYYCVTNNPSNDSKSSAMVTVGVKLAGWKKGLIAAFCILLTVSLIIIIIIIVKKGLLPFRKKRTVELSVKPTSTKTDETLRLTHGEVNEAANVTPGVMGRSVWSDHVSGSESDDQTSKGTSEVPEPQYTEVHPQEVDPTRAPVKKGTDMVYSEVRNSMQGSVEYAQLNHNDHESEEPDQEPEPEPEPEPEPEPEPGSEQDGQLE
- the LOC121585145 gene encoding platelet endothelial cell adhesion molecule isoform X2 — its product is MDSPPLYLPLLMLTSLLSLWQGAEAQSLFTIDSVTLKLDPSGEVDSGTFVDLNCEVSISHDQSHTLTYSFNFLRDDVLVYSKNTTEPAVLHQLTPARAANSGAYECRVIVQDKSKGSRNQRLTVSGLQTPVLQVTSQILFEGDELAATCTAPEESGSLLFHFYQDQEKIKQVWAGGNSVETRLELKHAGDKHLRCYFEITMLPNAGRSNNSNTVKVMVKELFITPIMNILPGKDVIEGDIVEVCLSSGEPPPNVAVFLTKDKRVLKTASISLSHQLRVLAEDSGEYVCKADRGNVQKEAYESIKVKELFSKPVLVMEPREVFEGELFTLNCYTDHNSPEIINIWDMKYSLYRNQVLLTSGGNYSATAHPSLNGNYSCQAQAQNIFKNSTQIVLKAKVPVSVPLLSVVGGRLILGKPFQLQCQSDNGSLPITYTLLSPHRQAEFSVVRSPKDLALFNITSIHRSTDIHSFSCKAENNPRQPHRESSGEHLRRTATIIEPVSRPVLTVKPNMGDVAEGEDLTLTCTVQRGTPPITYTWYHTTSALPLLSKTTNDMRGSHSVQGVSREHGGRYYCVTNNPSNDSKSSAMVTVGVKLAGWKKGLIAAFCILLTVSLIIIIIIIVKKGLLPFRKKRTVELSVKPTSTKTDETLRLTHGEVNEAANVTPGVMGRSVWSDHVSGSESDDQTSKGTSEVPEPQYTEVHPQEVDPTRAPVKKGTDMVYSEVRNSMQGKTNILFNVH